The nucleotide sequence GGTCAATTGCTGCATGACAATATGACCGACAAGCAGGATGCCAAAGAGTCCGATCAGCCACAGGATGGCGTAAGAATACATGAGCACCCGGACCGTATGGTCCTGCAGTCTGATATACGGTTCCAGAGAGATAGAAACACCGACCCCGCCCCGAACATCCCCAGCAACATAGCCCTGACGACCATGACACTTCAGGCAGGGTTCTGTCGTGTAGAAGGCCTGCATATAGCGAAGATAGGGTTTGCCGTCAATATAGGAGATTTCGGAAACGTGCTCCACACCCTGCTCAAACTGCCGCAACGCCTTAACCTCCCAGGTATCAGGTTTATTAAGAGGATTCAAGGCCTTGAGGCTAGTAATCCGCCCTTTCACACCGTATAACTGGGAAAACACCTGCATGGTCTGGCGCAGCATATAGGCCGGATTCATCAGGGTAAGCTTTCTCCCGGAAGGCGTTTCAATGTCCCTCTCAGGGACTTGCTCCAGATAGGGGTTGGGTGGGGTTTCCTCGGAAATCAGCACATACACCCCCCCTCTTCTGGCGACCCAGTTGCGGAGAGCGATATCCTTGTTAAAGTTGGCCCGGGCCTCCATTCTCGCATAATTGAGGGTCTGATGCTTCTCTTTTGCAATAGCCCAGAGCAACAGACCGATCAAGACGGCACTCCAGAACAGCAGGACCACTGCCAGAGTACTTATGATAATTTTTAGTTGTCCTGTCGAATGGTTGGAATGTGTGTCCACAGCCCCCTTCTCCCTCTGCATATTTTTCAGGAAGCTTTTTCAAGAAGCTCTCTGCCGGTTCTTACATGCAATAAGAGAGAGCAGAGGCAGCTCTTCCTGTCAGCAGAAGACAACGACCGTCATTTCTTTCCGGTAATGATCGTGATGGGGTTCAACAGAATGCCCGGCTCCCCATAGTTGGTGTAGCGTATTTCCTCACGGGTGACGGCCACAGTGCGCGAGTCCACTTCCAGGCCATTGGTCGTCATCAGTAAGGGGGCCTGCTCAGCAGTATCTTTCAGCACCGCACTGGCCACCATCCTGCCCTTGCTTGTCAGACGCTGAGCACAGCAGGGAATGATCTCTGCCAAAAGGCCCTTGCTCCCCCCGATAAAGACCCGGTCCGGGTCTGGCAAATCAGGAAAGACATCAGGGGCCTGACCGCAAATCAATTTGATATTATAGAGATTATACCTCACGATATTGGCCAGGATATTCTCCTGTCCCTCTTCTTTTTGCTCGATAATGTAGATGGCCAGATCCGGGCAAAGCCGGGCTGCCTCCACAGAGACAGACCCAGAGCCCCCTCCCACATCCCAGAACACACCGGTTTTGGGCAGGCGCAGACGATGGAGGACCACGGCCCGGATCTCATCCTTGGTGATCAGGCCCCGTGAGTGCTCAATCTCATCTTCCTGCAACCCAAAGAGAAAAGCGTCCTTGGAATCTTCGCCCTCCTCTTCCGCTGCTGGCTGCTCTATTAGCATCATATTGAGCGGGGAAAATTTTTGCCGGGCAATATCAGCCAAGGTGCCGCTGCACAGACGCTCGTCCTTCAGCCCGAGGTTCTCTGCCACCCGTATCCGTATCCCTTTTTTCCGGGCATTATCCTTATGCTCCTCCAAGACCGTGAGCAGCTCCTGGGCAATGCGATTCGGGCTGTTGTGATGGTCAGTAAAAAGCATAACCTTGTCTTTACCCAGGATCTTCCCGGAGATATCACCAGGAGAACGTCCGTGCAGGCTGATCAGGGACACATCATCCCAGGGAAGTTTAAAACGGGCACAGGCCAGCTGCACAGCGGACAGGGCCGGAGTGATATGGACCCGTTCTGGACCGAAACGTTCCAACAGGGTGCGACCAATACCAAAGAAGAGGGGATCACCAGAGGCCAGGACAGCAACATCACCCTCGTTCAGGGCCACTGCCAGTTCAAATACCATCTCTTCCACCGGGGTAATAGGGATCCGATGGATCTCCATCCCCTTGAGTAAGGCCTGATGCCGCGATGAGACCACCACTGCACTGCACGTTGCAATCTTTCGCAGCTGCTCCTTGGCCAGCTCTTCACCGCTGACACCAAATATGAAAACTTCAGACATCCTGTCTCACTCCATCCTCCGAGATTTGTGCTCTTTGTTCGTGGTCCCTCAACGCCAACATATCCTGATATCCTGTTATCCCCTTGGGGAGATATGAAGAGGCAGTATAGAAGAAACACACTCTTTTGTCATTAAGTTCTGGCGGCCTCTGCAACACAACGGGTAAGAAGAGATCTCTTCTTGCTGAACCTATTGCTTGCGCATTGTGGAAAATGTAGAGTATCTTGAGATCAACGTCGTGAGACAATGCAATCACAGGCAAAGTTAACATAAAACACAAGGACGAACAACCTGCATCCTCTACTTAATACGCAGCAATATACGCAGGTCAATACCCTCCCAACCAACAAGCCACTCCCTGAGAAGGTGGCATGCTCCGAGGAAAGAATAGCATGGAATGCAAAGAAATCAGAGAAAAAGCAGAAGCACTGGGCCTGAACAGCGAGAAGAAAAGCAAGAGAGATTTGATTCACGCCATCCAGCTGAGTGAGGGCAATGTTCCCTGCTTCAGGACAAAAACAGATTTCTGCGATCAAACCCACTGTTGCTGGCGTGATGACTGCCTCTCTCCGCACTGGCGGGAAGGGGCACTTCTTGAAGAGGTAAAAACAGAACTGGAAGGCCTTATACAAACCTTTGCCGACCTCAAGGCCACAACGAATAAGCTGGCAAAAAAAAAGAAAAAAAATACCAGCAAGCAGGCCTGGAAAAAGACCCAAAAAAACATTGAGAGCTCTTGGAAAGAGATCGGCAAGGCCTTACAAAAGCTGACCGCACGATTCTAAAGGGCCCTGAATCTTGGATAGCGTTTGCGCGAACGAGTTATTTTCACAGCATCAGCCCCCTGCTTCAACCCCCTGAAACCACAGAACCGGATTCCTTTCATGAAACCTCTTGCACAGCTTTCCAGGCAACTCCCTGATCCTGCTGCTCTTCAGGAGCTTGCAGATGAACTGGAAAAAAAATATACTGTTCAGGACACTCCTGCACAGAGCATGACCCTGCGTTTTTACGATAGCTTTGACTGGCGCCTGTATTGCGCGAATCTTCTCTGCTTTGAACAGGCTGGCAGGCTCTACCTCACCGATCTGATCGGTCGCGAGCTTGTCCCCTCCTTACCAATCTCAGCGATCTCTGGGAAGGCCGTGGGATTTTGCCAGCATCTGCCCCAATCTGCCCTGCGACAAAAAATCACCCCTGTCTTGGAGATGCGAACCCTGCTCCTGCAAAGCCATTTTTCCCAAACAACACGCCAACTCCGCATCCTCAATAAGGATGAGAAGACCGTGGCAACGCTTATCCTGGCTGAGCAGAGCCCAGAAAGTGGAGCAGCCGAGCAACCAATCTGCTCTGTCCAGCTGCACGAGGTGCGTGGTTATGGCAAATGGTTGCAACGGCTGGAGCAGGACCTTGAAACATTCGGCAACCCTCAACCCTGCACCCGGGAGCAGGACCTGAAAGCTGCGCTGGCCGCCAACAAACGGGCCCCCCAGGATTATAGCTCAAAATTCTCAATCGCTCTGCAGCCGGATATGGAAGCCCTGACAGCGGCAAAGATGATCTATCAAGACCTGTTGAGCACCATGCGGAAAAATGAGCAGGGTATTCTGAATGATCTGGACAGCGAGTTCCTCCACGATTTTCGGGTGGCGATCCGCCGAACCCGCTCTGGCCTGGACATGATCAAGAAGGTGCTGGAACCAGAGATCACAGCCCGTTTTAAAAAGGAATTTCGCTCTCTCGGCATGATCACCGGCCCGGTTCGCGACCTTGATGTCTATCTTCTTATGGAGGAGGATTATAAGGCCCGCCTGCCGGACCATCTGCAAACCGGTCTTCATTATTTCTTTGCCGATCTGGCGGCACAGCGTAAAAAGGAACAGAAAAAACTGGTCCAGGCCCTCCGGTCCTCGCAGTACAAAACCATCATCAAGGACTGGAAAAAACACCTCCACCACAAGAAGGGGTCAGGGGGGAAGCAGAGCGCCACGCCTATCGGCAAGATGGCCAACACCATCATCTCCAAGCGCTTTGCCCGCGTCCTCCGGGATGGTCAGGCCATTGATGCGGACTCAGCGGATGAGAGCCTGCACCGCCTCCGCATCCAGGGCAAGAAGCTGCGCTACTGCCTGGAGTTTTTCAGCTCCCTCTACCCACCCAAGAAGATAAAGTTCCTGGTCAAGCAACTCAAGATGCTGCAAAATAATCTCGGCCTGTTCAATGACCTTTCAGTACAGCAGGACATGCTCAATACCTATCTTGGCGGGCTTAAACCAGGCTCTGGTAAGGCTAAAAAAATGGGGGCCGCCATCGGTGGTCTGCTGACCAACCTCTATCATGAGCAGCAACAGGTCCGCAGTGAATTTGAGGAGACTTTTCGTCGTTTTTCCTCTAAGGAGAATATCTCCTTGTACGAGGAACTCTTTGGATCAGAGCAGAAGTCAGGCCAATAACCCTTTCGTTCCCCCATCGTTTGAGGAATTCCCATGGCAATTATTGCTATTTATAATATCAAAGGCGGGGTCGGCAAGACCGCCACCTCAGTCAACCTCTCCTATATGTCGGCTGTGACCGGCCATACGACCCTGCTCTGTGATCTTGATCCCCAGGGCTCATCCAGTTATTATTTCCGGGTAAAAGCAAAAAAGAAGTTCTCGGCTGAACATTTCCTTGAGGGCGGTGCCAGTCTGGAACAGAGTATTCGGGGCACGGATTACCACAGTCTGGATATCCTGCCTGCGGATTTTTCCTATCGCAATCTGGATATCAGCCTCAACCATATGAAGAAGTCAAGAAGACGCCTCAAGCGGATTCTTGCTCCCTTAACGGCTGAGTATCAACATATCTTCCTGGATTGCCCGCCCAACATTACCCTGCTTTCGGAAAATATCTTCTATGCAGCAGATATGATCCTGATCCCCTTCATCCCCACCACCCTGTCCATGCTCTCCTTTACCAAGCTTCTGGACTTTTTCAAGGAAAGCGGGATTGACCGGAGCAAGCTCTATGTTGTTTTTTCCATGGTTGAGCAAAAGAAGAAGATTCATCGCAATATGATGCGCCATTTCCAAGGGAGGAAGCGCATCCTCAAGACCTTTATCCCTTATGTGACGGATATTGAAAAGATGGGGTTATACCGCCAGCCTGTCCCGGCCTACCTGCCCAACTCCAAGGCCGGACAAACCTATGCCGAGCTTTGGCAGGAGATAGAGAAGAAGTTGCTCAGCCACCTCGATTAAGGAACAGCGGCTATCTGCCCGTAACCAGGCAAGCTACTCGCTGATCCATCCTGTTGCCTCGCCAAGATCTTTATTATGAAATACGCGAACATGGCCTGGGATGACCAGGCCAAAGATCTTGGTCGCGGCCCGTACCCATTCGATGTCTGAGACGATCGCCATTTTCTCCCAGCCTTTGAGATGCTTGAGGCCTAATTTCATATCATCCCACATAGCGGCAGCTTCAAAGCCTGTGAAGTCTTCGCCAAGATGATAGAGAAAACGAATTTTCTCCTGACGAGAAAACAGCTCTTCCACCGCTGGAATAATGATGGTCTCATAGTCATCCACGGTTACCTGCCCTTTGGCAGTGAAACCAAGGGCGTTATCTGATAAATCAACTATCTTCTCAATCATTGCAAATCCTCCTTATGGGTTATGGTTGCGTTGTGTTTAAGTTCAAATTGTCTGATTGGGTTTGCACTCACTCTGACCGACACAACTTCAAGGCATTTGTTTTTCCTCCCGGCGTCCTCATTCAAAGCCCACACAATTCTCCTGATAGAGGCGCCCGATCAGCTCCAGGGCCTCGTCGCCAAAGTCTTTATGAATCTCTGCCAGGGTCTTCTCGCCATTCACGGCCTCCAGCACCGGTTTTGCGGCAAAGGCAACCGGTACAGACCAGTTATAGCGGGTAACCAGATAGCCGAAGGCTTCTTCTCTGATTCGGAAGCGGGCAACTGGCTTCCAGCTCGGATCCAAGCGCAGAGTCTCCGGCTCTGCCGTGCAAATAGGTCCTGTCATCAAGAGGTCCTGTTTTTCACCCTGTTCCAGGGCAGCAGAGCGATCTCCTCCCCGGCAGCGAGCAAGCTCAAGGCATTGCAGACAGGCCGCAGCGATCTGCTGTCGATATTGCTGGGCCTGTTCCGATTGCCAGATCTCTGTCATGGGCTGTTCAAAGATATTGCCGAACACGGTACTGGTCAGATTATCCGGTCGAACAAGGCCTTGCGGTGAGATCGCACAATGTTCGATCCCGGCATTGGAGCCCTCAGTGGTATTCGGGGCAAAACATTTGGGGACACAGTTGCCGATGCGGCAGGATACGCCCTGGCTGTGCAGTTCTTCAATCAACAGCACAGCTTTCCGGAGCTGCTCTTGAGAAGGTTGATGGGGATTATCTCCACCCAAAAAACGATTAAACACGGCATATTCAGCACCGAGTCCCTGGGAAAGATGGATGATATCTTCCACCTGTTCACAGCTGTCTTTCGTCAGGATGGTATTGGTGAAGACCTCTATCCCGGCATCTGCGGCGCGTTGGATATTTGTACAGGTCTCTGCAAAGGCATTTTTATCCTTAACAAGGCTATTATGGGCAACAGGCGTGTTCCCGTGCAGGCTGATAAGCAGACCCAGGCAGTTTTCCTGTCCTTGATAGAGGTTGATGATAGATGCAGGATCAGACCAGCGTCCATTGGTAAACAGGACATGGGCGATGCCCAGGGAATCAAGGTGGCGAACGATCCGAGGAAATTCAGGATGAAGAGTAGGTTCCCCGCCGGTCAGGCGGATCAGTTCGGCATATTTATGGGGATGAGCAGGCGGGGCAATGCGGTCAAACAGGTTTCGCCAATCGGTCAGGGTCTGTTGGCGTTGAGTTCCCCAGACATTAGCGCAGCCGGTACATGCGTTATTACAGGCATAGGTGAGTTCAACAGCATAGGAGAGAGGGGCGGAAGGAAAGAGCATGGCTTAGTTGCTGCCCAGGGCATAGAGGCCCTTTCTTTTCTTCTGCTCCTTCAGCGCAGGTCGTTCCGTTTTATTCAGGACAACACGTACGGAGCAGGAGATGGCCTGGTTGCTGTCGTAATAGCTCTTGAGATATTTTTTGCTCTCTGTTTCTTTCATACTGAGGTCTTCCTGCTCGGTCTTAATGACTGCCCAAGGCAAAAATGTTTTTTTGTTTATGTCTCCATTCCTTTTTCTGCACCTTTTCGCTCTGATCGGAAAATGATACCTTAACCTGATCGCGATCCTTACCCGGCAGGGAATAAAACGACAGGCAGAATTGAGGAGGTGCTGTTTTATCTTTCATATTCCTGTACCAATCTCCAGGTTAAACTCCTCATCCTGATGAGTTGCAAGATACTTTCAAGTTCCTCCGTTCTCTTTCGCAGATGCCTTCCGTCTTGCCAGATATGCCGTAAAATATCATGGAGGATATCCAGGGATGCGCTGTCCGCAATCAACTCTATGCGGCGTCGGAGCACCCGCAGACCTGCTTCAAAACTCAGATCGTTAAAGCCTGCCTTGTAATCACAGGCTTCAACATAGCAACGGAACATGGGGAGCAGGTCTTCACGACCGACCGGAGGCTTTCGAGGGATAAAGCTGTAGCTTTCCGAATCTGCTTCATCAGCCTGCTCTTCCATTTGAAAACTCCTGCTGAACAGCACATCACCTTGTGTAATCCGGAATCGAGCTGCTACCCAAGGGTACTTATATCCTTCATCTTTTATTTTCCTCTCAAGATCCTGCTCATATTTCACAACATCTTTATGAGCATTCCAATCATCATATTCTCCTGAGAAATAGATCGCATTCAGGTAGCTCTGGACTGCATCATCATATTTGTCATGATGTTCACTGGCTTCACATACCGCAATGGATTGCTTGAGATATTCAAAGGCCCCAAGGCCGTCCTGATCATTCTTCCAGAAATGTCCGTTCATCATCTGCAATTCACCCAGTTGAAAATATGCTTCAGCTGATTGCTGATGATAAAAGCGGATACGTTCTTGCAAAAACTCCTTCTGCTCCTTTTCCTTCACTGAATCTAATCGTCCGCTTAACTCCTCCAGAGTTTGTTCAAGCTGCTTTTTACCTTGTTTCAGCAGGGTGAATGCCTTTTCTCGATCCCCCTCAAACTGTCTGTCAAACCTATCGCGTGCAGACGGCAATTCCTCCCGCAAATAAATTTCCAGCAGAGAGCCATAGCCGCCTTGGCGAAAATAAAATTCACCTTTGACAATGTCCGTAAAGCCCTCCAGCCCCTGCTTCAAGATTGGATCAGTTATTTTGACTTGTGCCTCGATATCCTTTCCCTCAATGGCGTCTCGGGCACGTTCATAACAAAGCCGGGTATAATGAACATCTCCCAAGAGGCGATATAATCGGCTCTGGCGACTCAGGCGACAGGCAACTTTTTCCTGATATATCTCGCTGCCGGTCTGTTTAGCCTGAAGCCGATAACCGTCAATCAGGCATTTGTTCAACAAAACCGCATCGCGGTACTTACCGTCATCTTCAGCTTGTTGAATAGCCTGTTTCAGGCCTTTGATCGTTCCTTGTCTGTCCTCTTCAGTTAGCTGCAACAATTCGATATAGCTGAAGATGATTTTAAAATCAGAAATATCATACTGCCAGTCCTCAGGATTCTTTTTCAGCCAGGCAAGAATCTCCTCCGCAACCACCCGCTGCTTTTTGATCAGGGTGATTAAACGGTTATAACATACCCGCAACACCAAAAAGTACCGATCCTTGTTGAATTTCTTTTTATATAATGCCGCAGAAAAATAATGCCTGAACGCCTTATTCAATAGCTTTATCTCTTTGATGCAGTTAGCATCACGGGTATTTTTTGCCTGAAGCCGATCCAATGCGCTGTCGAACGCTATATTCCCCAAGGTCAATTCATAACGACCCATGAGATTCGGATAGCGTTCCATTTCCGACCGTAAATCAACCTCTAATTGTTTCCGGTACTGTTGCTGTTTTTGCTCATTTTCTATTTTTTTCTCGTTTGATAAATTTTCTGCTGCATAATTCCAAAAGTAATACAAGGCGACCAAACTTTCTAAGGCATCAATATGACTATAGCGAAACTGGCTGATCTCAGCGGATTTCGCAGCCTGAAGAAATGCCTGTTCAGCTTCCCGCCATTTATCGGCTCTCCATGCTTCAGGCGTCATCATATATAGCTCGCCCAGATTGAAATAGGCATCTGCCAGCTCTTTATGCGAAACAGGATCTTCAGATTCGCCTTGAAGAATTTTGATGGCTTCCTTTGTATGCTCCACTGCGCTTCTAAGTAGTTCCGCTCGCAAGCTACCCTGTTTGGTAAAGGTATTATTAACAGCATAACGCAGCTCTCTTGCCCGGTAATACTCTATCATATAGGCAGACTCTAGAGAGTCATAGGACAGCCAGCAATAATTGCTCTGTAAACGGCCACCCAGCAGAGGATCCGGTATTTCCCTATAAATTCTTTTCGCTTGTTCCAAATAAGAACGGGCGTCCATACTACGACCGGCGACGGCCAGCACATGGGCTATTGTATTCAATGATCTGAAGATCTCTTTTTTATTGCGAGGGAGGCTCTCAACAATATTAAATTGCATTTCTGCATATCGTATTGATTCGGAAAACTTCCCTTTATAACGATACAGCATAGCAAGGTTTCCGTAGGTGTACTGAATACGCTGTTGGAGATTCCTTTTCTTCCTTGTACCCGCATCCAATTCTTTTCCTAATAGGTCCAAGAGCCCGTCTAAGCTCTGCTTCATCCAGCCTTCTGCCTCATTAAAATCAGCTTTTCGGTAATACGTATAGCCGATCCAGTTTTCAGCAAGAAATACCAGGTCTTCTTGCCTCTCATGAGCAATAAAAATCTCTCTCGCCTCCTTCAGAAAACGGATGGCCTTATCAAATTCGTCCAGCCAGAAATAGGCAATCCCCTCCCAGAGTTTAAACTTCCCGAAAAGCAAAGAACTTTCCCAGGATGCATCAGCTTGCTGCTGTTCATTTACTGATTTGATGATACCTAAAGCTCTTGGAATATCTTGTTCATTGCCATCAATATAATACCGAGCATCCCGTAACTCAACTTCGAGTTCAACGAGTAATGAGGGGGTGT is from Candidatus Electrothrix sp. GW3-4 and encodes:
- a CDS encoding diguanylate cyclase, translated to MDTHSNHSTGQLKIIISTLAVVLLFWSAVLIGLLLWAIAKEKHQTLNYARMEARANFNKDIALRNWVARRGGVYVLISEETPPNPYLEQVPERDIETPSGRKLTLMNPAYMLRQTMQVFSQLYGVKGRITSLKALNPLNKPDTWEVKALRQFEQGVEHVSEISYIDGKPYLRYMQAFYTTEPCLKCHGRQGYVAGDVRGGVGVSISLEPYIRLQDHTVRVLMYSYAILWLIGLFGILLVGHIVMQQLTKRLQSEHALREQTSELERLNNIFAHQAMYDGLTQVHNRRAFDQQLREEWERWRREQVVFSLLMADIDFFKKYNDTYGHLAGDTCLRKIARALQKTAVRYNDFTARYGGEEFAILLPGTEIEQAIKVAEKARQTVEQLAMPHRASYCADIVTLSVGVAAVDQTELPICCDDLIRLADQALYEAKRTGRNRTVRFPP
- the cbiE gene encoding precorrin-6y C5,15-methyltransferase (decarboxylating) subunit CbiE; translation: MSEVFIFGVSGEELAKEQLRKIATCSAVVVSSRHQALLKGMEIHRIPITPVEEMVFELAVALNEGDVAVLASGDPLFFGIGRTLLERFGPERVHITPALSAVQLACARFKLPWDDVSLISLHGRSPGDISGKILGKDKVMLFTDHHNSPNRIAQELLTVLEEHKDNARKKGIRIRVAENLGLKDERLCSGTLADIARQKFSPLNMMLIEQPAAEEEGEDSKDAFLFGLQEDEIEHSRGLITKDEIRAVVLHRLRLPKTGVFWDVGGGSGSVSVEAARLCPDLAIYIIEQKEEGQENILANIVRYNLYNIKLICGQAPDVFPDLPDPDRVFIGGSKGLLAEIIPCCAQRLTSKGRMVASAVLKDTAEQAPLLMTTNGLEVDSRTVAVTREEIRYTNYGEPGILLNPITIITGKK
- a CDS encoding CHAD domain-containing protein, translating into MKPLAQLSRQLPDPAALQELADELEKKYTVQDTPAQSMTLRFYDSFDWRLYCANLLCFEQAGRLYLTDLIGRELVPSLPISAISGKAVGFCQHLPQSALRQKITPVLEMRTLLLQSHFSQTTRQLRILNKDEKTVATLILAEQSPESGAAEQPICSVQLHEVRGYGKWLQRLEQDLETFGNPQPCTREQDLKAALAANKRAPQDYSSKFSIALQPDMEALTAAKMIYQDLLSTMRKNEQGILNDLDSEFLHDFRVAIRRTRSGLDMIKKVLEPEITARFKKEFRSLGMITGPVRDLDVYLLMEEDYKARLPDHLQTGLHYFFADLAAQRKKEQKKLVQALRSSQYKTIIKDWKKHLHHKKGSGGKQSATPIGKMANTIISKRFARVLRDGQAIDADSADESLHRLRIQGKKLRYCLEFFSSLYPPKKIKFLVKQLKMLQNNLGLFNDLSVQQDMLNTYLGGLKPGSGKAKKMGAAIGGLLTNLYHEQQQVRSEFEETFRRFSSKENISLYEELFGSEQKSGQ
- a CDS encoding AAA family ATPase, whose amino-acid sequence is MAIIAIYNIKGGVGKTATSVNLSYMSAVTGHTTLLCDLDPQGSSSYYFRVKAKKKFSAEHFLEGGASLEQSIRGTDYHSLDILPADFSYRNLDISLNHMKKSRRRLKRILAPLTAEYQHIFLDCPPNITLLSENIFYAADMILIPFIPTTLSMLSFTKLLDFFKESGIDRSKLYVVFSMVEQKKKIHRNMMRHFQGRKRILKTFIPYVTDIEKMGLYRQPVPAYLPNSKAGQTYAELWQEIEKKLLSHLD
- a CDS encoding STAS/SEC14 domain-containing protein — its product is MIEKIVDLSDNALGFTAKGQVTVDDYETIIIPAVEELFSRQEKIRFLYHLGEDFTGFEAAAMWDDMKLGLKHLKGWEKMAIVSDIEWVRAATKIFGLVIPGHVRVFHNKDLGEATGWISE
- a CDS encoding radical SAM protein; the protein is MLFPSAPLSYAVELTYACNNACTGCANVWGTQRQQTLTDWRNLFDRIAPPAHPHKYAELIRLTGGEPTLHPEFPRIVRHLDSLGIAHVLFTNGRWSDPASIINLYQGQENCLGLLISLHGNTPVAHNSLVKDKNAFAETCTNIQRAADAGIEVFTNTILTKDSCEQVEDIIHLSQGLGAEYAVFNRFLGGDNPHQPSQEQLRKAVLLIEELHSQGVSCRIGNCVPKCFAPNTTEGSNAGIEHCAISPQGLVRPDNLTSTVFGNIFEQPMTEIWQSEQAQQYRQQIAAACLQCLELARCRGGDRSAALEQGEKQDLLMTGPICTAEPETLRLDPSWKPVARFRIREEAFGYLVTRYNWSVPVAFAAKPVLEAVNGEKTLAEIHKDFGDEALELIGRLYQENCVGFE
- a CDS encoding tetratricopeptide repeat protein, which produces MTFHELQKKYDQLGKELGELNSEIEELQLDLNAFNCDDEKYQNITGAIKEKKIKRDNIRAARQGLCNIEEFQNIIFYRQSNDREFLNKKLFRYLHGLLVGNSNYSFFEKVLSVQYVGSDLKVAMPKDLVEKLGKLLEFETETEAQIKKQLWDNFAIHSVQPERSAGHDGTQNRPTIESSIFVGRKKELEQFKEEFLFNSRSFILDIHTNGDGGVGKTQLLLQMQEICHQSEYAERIITSDELIDLYHTETRSKAGVIKQLIKQLGSDQFSNVLYQLKEYRRTKDSSKRQYLLDNVLTALEEDYKHFADKAKKEGRIIVLFFDTYEVIQRVDREKKKADHTDFSSWLEDKLFPGLLSDNTRIVIAGRYPLVNKKAGSSELPLNLFDSSEATDFLRACLKDTANINTLDDLLEELQLTENQLDQIFELSGYRPIYLALFMDWYRFNSGNREPGELLDELNKLADEEKKANFEKAVIQWCWNDPAARKFIYPMAVAYRRMTPAIMQYLTDDTLGNCQKTLNELSPLSFIKHKKDKGKGDVILLHDEMRDLLETHWKNWVDPDQRQQREIAGKLVRYYEDKFLSPDYRLTDLSFSRLRGKKIPESILNKVIDFNNLFFTEKKFCSFLNIRLDQDELEKYIDILIDAAKQDVMQEKREVYTPELIEYTFMADADEGVQRFCDEFDMAMEDGRGAYASLLGRETVSCCDKYTPSLLVELEVELRDARYYIDGNEQDIPRALGIIKSVNEQQQADASWESSLLFGKFKLWEGIAYFWLDEFDKAIRFLKEAREIFIAHERQEDLVFLAENWIGYTYYRKADFNEAEGWMKQSLDGLLDLLGKELDAGTRKKRNLQQRIQYTYGNLAMLYRYKGKFSESIRYAEMQFNIVESLPRNKKEIFRSLNTIAHVLAVAGRSMDARSYLEQAKRIYREIPDPLLGGRLQSNYCWLSYDSLESAYMIEYYRARELRYAVNNTFTKQGSLRAELLRSAVEHTKEAIKILQGESEDPVSHKELADAYFNLGELYMMTPEAWRADKWREAEQAFLQAAKSAEISQFRYSHIDALESLVALYYFWNYAAENLSNEKKIENEQKQQQYRKQLEVDLRSEMERYPNLMGRYELTLGNIAFDSALDRLQAKNTRDANCIKEIKLLNKAFRHYFSAALYKKKFNKDRYFLVLRVCYNRLITLIKKQRVVAEEILAWLKKNPEDWQYDISDFKIIFSYIELLQLTEEDRQGTIKGLKQAIQQAEDDGKYRDAVLLNKCLIDGYRLQAKQTGSEIYQEKVACRLSRQSRLYRLLGDVHYTRLCYERARDAIEGKDIEAQVKITDPILKQGLEGFTDIVKGEFYFRQGGYGSLLEIYLREELPSARDRFDRQFEGDREKAFTLLKQGKKQLEQTLEELSGRLDSVKEKEQKEFLQERIRFYHQQSAEAYFQLGELQMMNGHFWKNDQDGLGAFEYLKQSIAVCEASEHHDKYDDAVQSYLNAIYFSGEYDDWNAHKDVVKYEQDLERKIKDEGYKYPWVAARFRITQGDVLFSRSFQMEEQADEADSESYSFIPRKPPVGREDLLPMFRCYVEACDYKAGFNDLSFEAGLRVLRRRIELIADSASLDILHDILRHIWQDGRHLRKRTEELESILQLIRMRSLTWRLVQEYER